The genomic segment AGTGAAAATGTTTATACACCGGGAAGTCCCGCTCGGAGCAGATAGTTCAAAGGttaacttattatcaaagcaggtatccatatacaactctgagtttttgttcttctccagagagccacgaaacaaagaacatgaaagtcgttcagagagaaacatcaagctTCCCCAGCATGAAAAAAATAACGGCATCCCAATGGTTCACCTTCAAAAAAATCCGTCTCACCGCACAAAACGCAACAATTAATAttgaccccccccaaaaaaaaacaaccctaccccgcacaactgcggaggagctaaatataattcctctctttgatcactgtctgaatgattccctgactctgagaggaaggggtgtctatggtccacattgtcagggtgttgagtttaccaggagacaaagactgcagggacgggaggttttctggtcactaatacactgtgtgtggaccccgctggcaattctggtgttgtgacccgaatcgagacaaacaccatgctgcccactccaccaacaacacggcacagccggacacataacaggggagtttacatctcacaacactggattcagtgatgaaacccgagattaatgttgttgtcccactgaaatcataagaaacgTCCATTAAGGTGCTTTTAAATACGATCGATCCCCCCAGAGGTGATGTCACACAGGCGCACCCACGCGCCTAACATCACACATGGGCTCCCCACACCGGGATCTGCCCTCACGTGCGCTGTGTCTTACGTCACccacgcgctggtgagctcgagctttatCGGTTTAATGGCTGAGCTGCTAATCGCGTAACCACGCCCTCCTGCACCGCTGAAAACCAACGCTTCAGGAGCTGCTCTATTCCCATTGGTGGACAGGAATGTCGATCAGTGTTTGCACCCAATAGCAGAGGCGGACCAgtcgagagggcgttacccctgATGAAATCGTATGGCACGCCGACGGCGGACTCACTGTTCgagcggaacaaatcccaaagtaaatgtcccaTTTTTTGATTTACTTCTaattccctccgagggaagttggggcgtttgtgaagcgtctcctgcggccggagtctgatgtatcgctgagaggtaggaggagaccgctcggcccgtcggtttgatgccggttccccggggagggagaggatgaagacggtgagagagggggcggacaggatgtttgtcccggtggggacaggaggggctcatctgtggaaatgtctgagcccacggtggtggcgattcaccacattggggggcaaacaccggcagactgttgccctgcaagcggggacaGGACTGGAgttgggagggtgggtgaggagaggagatttCGGATAGTGGGGGTAAGATCTCGAAAGatgattgctaatgcctccacatcccttcagccacctctttcagatctctggggtgaacaccatctggtccaggtgatctatttaccttcagaccatctctgtttcccaagaaacttctcccgagtaacgtaactttacacattctgaccactgacatctgggactttcatattcctgccagtgtctccgacagataagagtgatgtacaatacttattcagttcatctgccatcaccttgcacccccaccccattactacctctccagcatcatttcccagtggtttCCACCTCTCTTGTACACTAAATGTACCTGAAGAAAAAATGGcgttctctttaatattactggttaGCTCACCACTGTATCCCATCGTTTCatacttatttattttagttgcattctgttggtttttaaaagcttcctaatcctctaacttcctagtaatttttgctccatgctctctctttggtttttatgttgtctttggtttctctgatcagccacggttttgtcaccttacctttagaatactgcttcctctttgtgatttgtatatcctgtgcctttcaaattgcttccagaaattcctgccattgctgctctgttttcatccctgcccgtgttcttttcaaatcaattttgaccaattctgctctcatgcctctgtaattctctttattccacatcggactttagcttctccttctctaatgtcagggtgaatttgatcatattaagatcacttgcccctaagggttctttgaacttaagtgacctaattaaatccggttcattacaacacccaatccagaatagctgattcccaagtgggctcaatcacgagctgctctaaaaaagcatcttgtaggatCTCTACGAATttctcctcttgagaccaacaccatcctaattttcctagtcacctgcatgacaatcccccatgactattgtaacattgcccttttggcacgcattttctatctcccattttatTTTGTGGACCACatatttactactgtttgggggtctccatacaattcccatcaaggattttttttttttttttttttttaacatttgctgctccttaaatctacccacagattctacaccttccaaccctatgccacttctttctaatgattttgtttaatattttaccaacagagccacacacaaCCCCAcaaccagcttgttctttcaagaagcatgcaagtatctgggaaacaagaggacctgcagatgctagaaatccagagaactacacacaaagtgctggaggagctcagcatgtcaggcagcatctatggatgggaatcaacatttcgggccaagacccttcattgggactcttgacacccacatatctggaatatcaacaagcaaagaaaatagaaagtagtgcaaaatagagaAAACCTTTAAGAAAATTTagttcaaagtttttttttaaaaaactgccaaacagagctcaatagttaacaaatccaacaaaggcaataaacatcttcatcaattgacttttttttgaaataaaaaaaatatcttggtcccatttcaatcagtcaaatttacaaagataaataagaactttagAAAAGTTTAGAATAGACTATTTACattcaaacccacttagattaacattaCCTTGGACAGGAGGAAGAGAAGTAACACAcacgaaaaaaaaaaatcacacaacagtcagataaaacttctaagtatatactttcatcaaaaatgaacaggattCAGAACTCCAGGTGTGTGTATGcaatcgtgataagaaatacagaccagaaaacttaaatgagaggccaactcagaaaaaggAATCATCacaatggaagaaaacattaaccagtggaatgagtatgacccttcatgggagacatcccaaccaTCTGAGCAGACAAGATAGTGACAAGGAAGCgtggagcacctgactgagagttggagaactCTTCCCAGTGTCACGTACACACAACCCAGTAAAAGTAtcagcagcaatagaacacacGTTACGTGGTATCTTATGGTGTTGTttcactaagtaccggagacagagtttaaaacagaactgatttatttgtcacagatccagaatattaaactccagtcccattaaaggtgaatatgcagtagAAGAAACttctcccatgcccagtgaccagggtgcagaactgggtgtggtgagcagcaacaATAATTGCAGAATTCATAAACTTAAAACTTTTCTGACTACAGTAGTGTGTCATAAAGTTACATACATGACTGAACACCTTCCACAgtcacagcaggtgaacagcatCTCCGCTGTGTGAACTTACTGGTGTCCCTTAGACCAAATAGATGGGTGAAACCCTTCCttcagtctgagcaggtgaatggcctctttccaATGTGTACTGCCTGGTGTGCCAataggtcggatgaccgagtgaatcccttcccacacactgagcagatgaatggcctctccccagtgtgaactcgctgatgtagctTCAGGTGgcatgattgagtgaatcctttcccacagtctaagcaggtaaatggcttctccccagtgtgaactgactggtgtgcttgtaggctagctaactgtgtgaatcccttcccacacaacgaacaggtgaatggcctctccccagtgtgaactctctgatgtaccttcagttgaaatgaccgggtgaatcccttcccacagtctgagcatgtgAACGGCCATACTACAGTGtggactgactggtgtctctggagGGTGGATGAGTGGTTGAATCCTTTCCCGCAGTCTGGGCAGTTGAACAGCCATTTCCCTGTGTGGGATGCCAGGTGTGTCTGCAGgctggataactgagtgaatctcttcccacaatctgagcaggtgaacagcctctccccagtgtgaactgactgatgtgtcagcaggtgagatgacaaagtgaatcccttcccacagtctgagcaggtgaatagcctctccccagtgtgaacttgctgatgtaccttcagttgagatgactgagtgaatctcttcccacaatccgagcagataaatggcttctccccagagtgaactgactgatgtgcttgtaggctagctaactgtgtgaatcccttcccacagtctgagcaggtgaatggcctctccccagtgtgaactcttcgatgaaccttcagttgaaatctcccaatgaatcccttcccacagtctgagcaggtgaatggccactcccctgtgtgaactgactggtgtctccgtagggtggatgagtgagtgaatcctctttcacagtctgagcaggtgaatggcttctttcCAGTGTGGGCTTTCTGGTGTGTCTGTAGgctggataactgagtgaatgtcttcccacaatccgagcaggtgaacggcctctccccagtgtgaactgactggtgtctcagtaggttagatgatgaagtgaatcccatcccacagtctgagcaggtaaatggcctctccctggtgtgaactgactggtgagccagaaggttggatgattgagagaatcccttcccacattctgagcaggtgaatggccacactccagtgtgaactgattggTGTGTCTTTAGGCCAGATGAcctagtgaatcctttcccacagtctgagcaggtgtacggccatttcccagtgtgaactgactggtgtgcctgtaggtgggatgactgagtgaatcctttcccacactctgagcaggtgaaaggcttctccccagtgtgaatgcgctgatgtaccttcagttgacatgaccgagtgaatcccttcccacagtctgagcaggtgaacagtctGTCCGCAGTGTGAATTTGCCGATGCACCTTCAGTtgtgatgaccgagtgaatcccttcccacagtctgagcaggtgaatggcctctccccagtgtgaactgactggtgtaccttcagttgagatgacagaataaatcctttcccacagtctgagcaggtaaacggcctctccgCTGTGTGAACTGCCTGGTGTGCCTGCAGGTTGGATGAgcgagcgaatcccttcccacattctgagcaggtgaacggcctctccccagtgtgaactgtttGGTGAGCTAGTAGGTTTgatgagcgagtgaatcccttcccacagtccgagcaggtgaatagccgttccccggtgtgaattcgctgatgagccattaggtcagatgatcgagtgaatccttccccacaaattcagcaggtggccagcctctgcccagtgtgaactgactgatgtgtccgcaggtgggatgactgactaattcccttcccacatacaGAACAGTGAGTGGCCGTGTCCCAGTGTGGAATTGCTGATGGactttcagttcagatgactgagtgaatccattccaacagtgtgagcaggaaggatgattgagtgaaACCCTCGATCCACTTCTTAATGGACAAGAAGGGCAACACTGGTGTGTTGTCTCTGAGATTCTGGGAGACAAATTCCTTGCCGTTCTTAACCtgtgaaaagatttacaaaatacatcagtgggtgaaggcaacatttcagatgagatcactttagtcaccaagatgtgatctgacatcacactgtgctTGGGCCCTGacgatttctgcacttgtcttccgcagggtcctagggaacaacttgtcaggccctggggatttatccacggtaatttgccttaagacaggaaacacctccacctgtgtaatctgtacagggtccatgaagttgatgctgctttgcctcacttctatagactctgtgtccaactCCTGAAAAatagagatgcaaaaaaaaaattttaaatctcccccatctattttgtctcctcatatagaTTACCGTTCTGATCGTCCAGAGTGGGCATGGTTCTGTATTGACATTCTCCatgtttctgtggcagagaagctggccaaacttgtttggaagggatacggtaggagtgacaatggagcagcaatggctgcagtttctgcgagcaattcaggagctgagtgattgatacatcccaaagaagtggaaccattgtaaaggcaggaggacacaaccgagGCTAAAATGAGAAGCCTAAGCCAACATAAGAACCAAAGAGAggccaaacaaaagagcaaaaactgctaggaagcttttagaaagcaacagaagatgactaaaaaaaaaatgtcagatgatctcagggcgtggaattatgattagtgtagtcattaatgagtctttgtagcacccaacagtctgaggcatttagaggaacaaaatatctggggcctcgatatctcttgaaaaccaaggttcccggCACCAGCtacctttcaacttttactttgacaggcacatacaaactctacaccctcaaaacttcacttctgaaggcctcccacttaccaagtactcccttgtcagaaaacagcctgtgccaaaccacacttgtcagatcctttctgataccatcaaaattgacctttctccaattgagAATTGAACCCATGGTTCAGTCCTCACTTTTTCTATATTAACTTGGAATCTcatgacattatgatcactacaTACAAAGTGTTCCGATACACTAATTTCTGTTACTAACCCTGGATTATTTTCTAATAGCTTATTACACACTTCTATGTCGGGAATTCTACATGCTGACTTcggacacatttgacaaactctacccatccagtccttttatatATGGGAGCCCCAGTAATCTTTGGGAATTTAAAATCGTTCACTATATGAAGCATTCTTTCTTGgcatagtctgtgatctctccaCAAATTTATTTCTCTGAATTCCTCAGATTGTTGGGTGCAAACAAGTCCCAGCAATAGCTACAATATCACATTCCATGCCCTGAGGTCTctggtgccaagaaaacaacctctctctcattgtcacaaaaacaaaggagctgattgtggactacaggaagaatggagacaggctgaccCATATTTgcaccaatggatctggggttgagagggtgaacagctttaagttcctcgtcagacacatcacagaggatctcatgtggtctgtacaacagtgcctctttcacctcagacggttgtaAGAAGTTTGAAATGCAGCCCCAAATCCgaagaactttctgcagggacacaattgagagcatcctgactggcatgggaactgtacttccctcaatcacagactTTGTAGAGTGGTGtgtacagcccagcacatctgcagttgtgaacttcccatgattcaggaaatttacaaagacaggagtgtaaaaagggcccgaaggatcattggggacccgagtcaccccaaccacaaactgttccagctgctaccatctgggaaacagtaccgcagcattaaagccagaaccaacaggatccgggacagcttcttccaccaggccatcagactgcttaattcatgctgatacaattgcatttctaagtTATAGTGACTGTCGTGTTCTATTATAACTTACTAaaaattgcacgttgcacattcagacggagatgtgacataaagatttttactcctcatgtatgtgaaggatgtaagtaataaagtcaattcaattcaattcaccctccccactatctgttctgtcattctggctcccattcccactACAACTTCAGTTTAACCCAGCCTGTCTTCACCACACTAGCACCAGCAACCCTTACCACTACGACATtagtccccttctagttctgGTACCCTAACTACTGAATCCacatcacccctttgactttcctctgccaggtaaccccccccccacctcctccaacagtttctaaagtggtagaATATATAgaccacagaaaacctacagcacaatacaggcccctctgcccacaaagctgtgctgaacatgacccTGGCTTAGGACTAcctgggcttacccatagccctctatttttctaagctccatgtagccatccaggagtctcttaaaagaccctattgtttctgcctccaccaccaacgccagcagcccattccatgcactcaccactctctgcataaaaaaaaacttacccctgatgtctcctctatacccacttccaagcaccttagaactatgccctctcgcgcttgccatttcagcactgggaaaaagcatctgactatccacatgatcaatgcctctcattatctcgtacacctccatcaggtcacctctcatcctccatcgctccaaggataaaaggctgagatcactcaacttattctcataaaccATGCTCCCTAATCGAcacaaagtccttgtaaatttcctctgcaccctttctgtggtctacctgttgttgtgggggatggccacaagagtactgtactctgcgatggctatttaacctcattccccttcctgactctcacccagtttcatgtgtcctacaccttgggtgtaactcacctctgttCAAtgtcatatcaatcacccctccgaCTCCTGATTAATCCAGAATTCATTCATTCCCAGCTCCAACTCCAATATCACTGTCAATAATAATTTTTATCTGCTCTGGGTTTGATTgacttcatctgcactctcacacaacctatgtagcaggcctgtagtggataatgaaggattttctcgacAGAGCATTTGAACACCGTCCATACGTGACTTGCTTGCTAACTGATGCTatgaaaagtcattttctcaaATATCGCTCCAcgtcttcccacttgcaaattctccagcaacttttgcgtcaccacaatacacacaggtaacaccagtttctgttttgtacataaatatttcccctgaaccctcccccaggtgactgacagtGGTAAACTCATTGATGGCAATGTCAATGAATATGaaaggaagggcagtagtctgtaccattggagtctggcacatttgtgatgtgaaagttaCTTGTTGCCCagtgcaaaggtgtttgatatcattatgtacccagacagagtgggtcaaaacatgttctcacgggtggaaaagtccagaacaagaggaggtagaacaagcaaaacacacaaaatgctggaggaactcagcagggcaggcagcatctatggaaaagagtactaatgctgagttcctccaaaaatttgtgtgcgttgcttgcatttccagcatctgcagattttctcttgtttgtgattggaagtagaacaaaggtgattttctcacctgctgatgtaaaagattttgttccctttccccgagttcccaatccttgcatttagatagctggagctcagctctgccTGAGAGATCCAGCGGTTCCCATTctctcatcagccggaagctccctggGGCCCGTGTacagatcgtggggctgagagagagggacgagagcaggactgtcccgggattgcgggtcacggtatCCGCATCTCACATCAATTGTCCTGAAGTCGGTATTAAAATCCCGCCCGGAGATTCTCTCTCACCTCTTGCCGATCCTCCCGAGGCCTTTGTGTATTGCGCGCATGGGTGATATTCGGGAAAATGCGCAATCCTGACGGCTGCGAATgtgatcggtgcttcagcgacggcTAAATTTACAACTCCCGGCTTTATGGGTAACCAGGGCACCATTAAAAGTTTCCGCAAGCACCGCTTCCATGtccatacctcagtttttttttgtgtgtatagaaaactcagcagctatTTTAACACAGAAAGCGGCTCCCATAAACAACATACTCTATAGCAACTGGTATTCCGTGTATCTAATACCAAAGTACAACCCTCTTACAAAGGCAGAGGGGCGGGCAACTGGAGTCTCTCCCTGCGGTGGGAAACCCCACCAGTCACGTGATCTCATTTGCCCCTCCCATTTGACCGCGGATGGGCAGCATCTGCGCGTATGTTTCCGAGGCCCCGCCCTCTGGATAATGTAACACTGACGCCGCGCATGCTCACTGTATCCAGATGGGTGGTGTTTTCCTTTCGGCTCACTGCTGAAGCCGATTCATCTGCGGCAGCGGGATCGGGAAAGGTCGGGATCGCTGTCCGCGGGCCGAAGTTTTCActttcccatcggtgagtattgagacgatcccgagcggggagatCTGATGTGGGCCGTGATCCCCGAACTGAGGGCCAGTTACTCATTCAGTACCCAGTTATCTGGGCTCGTCAGAAATGTGTCGACTTCACTGaatctgcattgaacgatccAAACCAGGAGCCCAGGCTGTCTGTTTCCACAGAATTGAAATGGGAGACCCGTCAGCCGGTCACGTGAGGCTGTTTACCGCAGATCTGCCCCGCCCTCCGCTTTGTGACGTAGGATCACGTGGTGTGCCAGCCGTTGGGGTGGTGTGTGAGTGGCAGATTCAGCTGTTGACTCTGTGAGGCTGGGTCCTGGTGTATCACAGTTTTTGATCCAAGTAAAATGGACCGGGGCTTCGAGCTGCCCGAGTTTATGAGGCGCTGAGTTCTGGGATCAGAtctttgtttctggagttcctttggaaacAATGACTGCTGATCTGAGGAGAgactcgaggaaatctgcagatgctggaatttcaagcaacacacgtaaaagttgctggtgaacacagcaggtcaggcagcatctctagaaagaggtacagttagggcaagggtctcggcctgaaacgtcgactgtacctcttcctagagatgctgcctgacctgttgcgttcaccagcaacttttatgtgtgttgcttgtaatcTGAGGAGAGGATGCGTTCCCATTCCATCCTCACAGGTAGTGGCTGCTCTGTGTTTGCATCAGTAGAAATAAAATAGACCagtgttcaaactgtgtttggaaattcccCCTCACTGTCTATCAGGCAGTGGAAATtaaacataaacacaagatgcaggagatctgcactaaaaactgaaaatgtgtGAGGCCATTCTGATAAAACGTTATTAACCTGAATCGTTACGTTCGTTCCTCTCCCTACAGCtgttccttacctgctgagtgtttctggtaattccagttttttttaatgtcactCACCCTGGTCTGGTTTATATTTCCTGAAATGAACCTGTTTTAACCTGGAAATGCAAATGGCTCGTTCTGTGATAGTAGAACATGAAAGAAAGCACAACTTTTCCCTGGTACCAACTTGTCTGTTATTTCTGGAAATGTGTCCTGTACATTTGTTGCTAtcaaggtttacaagaataatctcaggaatgatcgGCTTTAtgtattgtcacgtaccccgtgacgggttaaagaaccagcagaaattgaAAACAGTTTGGAGTcctgtattgctattaactaatactatttattagtaactatgcaatacagtaatataaatgcagatatatcaaacaggttagcaatgaatatggaaatcaagcttcttcaagtctaagggtaaatagatagtcttacgatgatgagtaaagttcagttcagtttgtggtattgagttgagtagtgatggagagagagagagggagagatttgagtcttcaggtgagctgatgctgtcgatcttcccgttgtcctctgaaatccttttgaagtcactgactgtgaccacaacaaaggggaccgttcttctgtggcggaattatcaacccacgcgagggttggacacatgaATAGCTCCCCactggtcacacccttttcacactgcaagagccgcTGATCGattctccaaaacccaccttttctatgggcacaacaaagctcattcagtgtccaaaaccattgtgtctgtaggtctatcatctgaccttctatttatctcaccgcacTGAATACCAACTGcctatcaagtagctcctcccttctccctgtaagaATACAGAAGCTGAGAGTGTCcctgcaaaagtgtaaacatgctgctgAAAAACCATAAcatcatctcaaagcagtctttgtctctctctccttctttctctctcttttaacaaggtgtctggtgttgaatacccctctatctctcttttcaaaagcacagttcataggggtaattcacgACCCCTGTCACACCCCTttccttcaaaaaaaaattgacacAGGCAAAACTTTTAGTTTAAATGGAAATTACagagtttaaaacaatacatgtataatcttcagataacagagcaaaaacgtgtacaatttctaacttaacatctggataaataatcagctataatattgtcagtacctttcacgtGTTTGATTTtcaggtcatattcttgcaatatcagactccaatttaagAACCATCTATttttatccttcatcttagttagaaacaccaatGGATTGTGATCCATGTAAACCACAAGTTgtctctgggcaggacaaatATAGACTTCAAAAtattgtaaagccagaataagtgctagtaattccttttcaacagtggaataaATTTTCTGGTGCCCATTAAATTTGTtggagaaataagctactgggtgttcaatgtcatccacacccttctgtaacagtactggcccagcagcttcgtcactagcgTCTGTTGCTATAGAAAATGGTTTGGAAAAATCAGATGCTTTGAGCACATGGTGATAACATAGGATAGTTTTTAGTTGTTCAAATGCTTCCTGGCAAAGGtcactccatacaaatctttcactcttcgctaggagttttgttagggggagagcgatgtcagcaaaggtcttacaaaacttacgataatacccaaccattcctaaaaatctcctcaaagctttcttgccggtcggaacaggaacctcagcaatagcttgaaccttggcctgtacaggagccagtttGCCCTGGCCTTCTACAGagcccagatatgtaactgtggcatAGCCAGATTCACTCTTATCCAGGAtcacagtaagattggccttggaaagtctttcaaacagtttttctagacctgcaatatgctcttcttacatgtcattccagaccactaaatcatatAAGCCCCCGTGTTTTCTAAACCTCTAATCATAGAAtggatcattctttgaaatgtccctggagcatttttcatcccgaagAATAAAACATTATACTCATACATT from the Mobula birostris isolate sMobBir1 chromosome 13, sMobBir1.hap1, whole genome shotgun sequence genome contains:
- the LOC140206765 gene encoding uncharacterized protein codes for the protein MAHQRIHTGERLFTCSDCGKGFTRSSNLLAHQTVHTGERPFTCSECGKGFARSSNLQAHQAVHTAERPFTCSDCGKGFILSSQLKVHQSVHTGERPFTCSDCGKGFTRSSQLKVHRQIHTADRLFTCSDCGKGFTRSCQLKVHQRIHTGEKPFTCSECGKGFTQSSHLQAHQSVHTGKWPYTCSDCGKGFTRSSGLKTHQSVHTGVWPFTCSECGKGFSQSSNLLAHQSVHTRERPFTCSDCGMGFTSSSNLLRHQFQLKVHRRVHTGERPFTCSDCGKGFTQLASLQAHQSVHSGEKPFICSDCGKRFTQSSQLKVHQQVHTGERLFTCSDCGKGFTLSSHLLTHQSVHTGERLFTCSDLWPFTCSDCGKGFTRSFQLKVHQRVHTGERPFTCSLCGKGFTQLASLQAHQSVHTGEKPFTCLDCGKGFTQSCHLKLHQRVHTGERPFICSVCGKGFTRSSDLLAHQRIHTGERPFTCSTCGKGVTWSSELKVHQRVHTGERPFTCSVCGKGFTQASNLQEHQRIHTGERLFTCPDCGKGFTCSFQLKVHQRVHTGERPFTCSDCGKGFISSSKLKVHQRVHTGEWPFTCLDCGKRYTQSSDLMGHQRVHTGEWPFTCSDCGKGFIRSWQLKVHQRVHTRERPFTCSDCGKGFTRSSKLKIHQRVHTGERPFTCSDCGKGFTSSSQLKVHQHVHTGERPFTCSVCGKTFTLSPHLLRHQLSVHTGKWQFTCSVCGKGFASSFQLVAHQRVHTGERPFTCSVCGKGFTGSCQLQRHQRVHTG